A region of Haloplanus sp. XH21 DNA encodes the following proteins:
- a CDS encoding metal-dependent hydrolase codes for MLPLGHAAVAYLSYVSVAAATRRHPSRLSLVPLLVASQLPDLVDKPLVFLRVLPSGRSLGHSVFVLCLWLLLLVLVRRRVATDPASTSFLHRLVAYSPVAFAVGYASHLLADSYVALLDGRWHAASYLLYPLLPAPVYPADDISPLVRLARIYATPWHHDQFWLVVLAGGTVALHWLWLYRE; via the coding sequence ATGCTCCCGCTGGGTCACGCCGCCGTCGCGTATCTCTCGTATGTCAGCGTCGCCGCGGCGACCAGACGACACCCGTCCCGGCTCTCCCTCGTCCCCCTGCTGGTCGCCAGTCAGCTACCGGACCTCGTCGATAAGCCGCTGGTGTTCCTCCGGGTACTCCCCAGCGGGCGGTCGCTCGGGCATTCGGTGTTCGTGCTGTGTCTGTGGCTGCTCCTGCTCGTACTGGTGCGACGGCGCGTCGCCACGGATCCCGCATCGACATCGTTCCTTCATCGGCTCGTCGCGTACAGTCCCGTCGCGTTCGCGGTCGGCTACGCGTCACACCTGCTCGCCGACTCTTACGTCGCGCTTCTCGACGGTCGCTGGCACGCCGCGTCGTACTTGCTGTACCCGCTGCTTCCGGCGCCGGTGTATCCGGCGGACGACATCTCGCCGCTAGTGCGATTGGCGCGGATCTATGCGACCCCCTGGCACCACGACCAGTTCTGGCTGGTCGTACTCGCGGGCGGAACGGTCGCGCTCCACTGGCTGTGGCTGTATCGTGAGTGA
- a CDS encoding glycosyltransferase family 4 protein, translating into MRVAFVSNVVYPFVTGGAEKRIHEIGRRLAADGHDVTVYGRHFWDGPKEMRHEGMTLRAVAPETELYAGERRSITEALDFAVRALPTLRRYLRRDDHDVVVASVFPYFPVFAAKLASHRTDTPLVTTWHEVWGDYWGEYLGALAPFGKCTERLTARTPQHPIAISGVTADRLATIGPDRADIEIVPNGIDTEQIRTAPRPERGYDVLFAGRLVEHKNVDLLLEAFDAVATDHDATLGIIGDGPEKARLEIQRDALTHADRVDFLGFLDDYEAVLGHMRATDVFVSPSTREGFGLTFAEAMAADCTVIAASHPDSAANEVIGDAGFLVTPTADRLGDALERVLDGARPVESPCERAERYDWDAVADQAEDAYRCAIDGSW; encoded by the coding sequence ATGCGGGTCGCGTTCGTGAGCAACGTCGTCTATCCGTTCGTCACCGGCGGTGCCGAGAAGCGCATCCACGAGATCGGTCGTCGTCTCGCGGCCGACGGCCACGACGTTACGGTCTACGGACGCCATTTCTGGGACGGCCCGAAAGAGATGCGTCACGAGGGGATGACGCTCCGAGCGGTCGCCCCCGAGACGGAACTCTACGCTGGAGAGCGTCGGTCCATCACGGAGGCGCTCGATTTCGCGGTTCGCGCGCTGCCGACGCTCCGTCGATATCTCCGGCGCGACGACCACGATGTCGTCGTCGCCAGCGTCTTCCCGTACTTTCCGGTCTTCGCTGCGAAACTCGCCAGCCACCGTACCGACACTCCGTTGGTCACCACCTGGCACGAGGTCTGGGGCGACTACTGGGGGGAGTATCTCGGTGCGCTCGCTCCCTTCGGCAAATGCACCGAACGACTCACCGCCCGCACGCCCCAGCATCCCATCGCCATCTCCGGTGTCACCGCCGACCGCCTCGCAACTATCGGTCCCGACCGCGCCGATATCGAAATCGTCCCGAACGGGATCGACACCGAGCAGATCCGGACCGCCCCGCGTCCTGAACGGGGGTACGATGTCCTGTTCGCCGGCCGACTCGTCGAACACAAGAACGTCGACCTCCTGCTGGAGGCCTTCGACGCGGTCGCCACGGACCACGATGCCACTCTCGGCATCATCGGCGACGGCCCGGAGAAAGCCCGCCTCGAAATCCAGCGCGACGCCCTGACCCACGCCGACCGCGTCGACTTCCTGGGATTTCTCGACGACTACGAGGCCGTCCTCGGGCATATGCGCGCGACCGATGTTTTCGTCTCGCCATCGACACGCGAGGGATTCGGCCTCACGTTCGCGGAGGCCATGGCCGCCGACTGTACCGTCATCGCGGCCTCCCATCCCGACTCCGCCGCGAACGAGGTCATCGGCGACGCCGGCTTTCTGGTCACCCCTACCGCGGACCGTCTCGGCGACGCGCTCGAACGCGTTCTCGACGGTGCGCGACCCGTTGAAAGCCCCTGTGAGCGCGCCGAGAGATACGACTGGGACGCCGTCGCCGACCAGGCCGAAGACGCCTACCGGTGCGCTATCGACGGCTCGTGGTGA
- a CDS encoding ABC transporter permease, whose protein sequence is MSGRLRAGCRRVWQLSGFAVRRVVGQLGGPGSRRLALTLLGVAIAIMLMTTVTGVALGLSSQTAVQADGVDYWIVPEGGDLSTIAVSTDGPRLGSTHQLTQQLQGDRRVDYATPVLLQIVSVRNLDTDRETYVLLVGVVVPTDSRPRIANLPTQPLTAGDPYYADGEYDGEWTGELVASQATATALDGDAGDRLALSQASADQRFRVSAVADADLTTGIGATPVAIVHLSELQAVTGAQEGDIADQILVSTDDRSVRSDLETLYPRTSVVARSGITAGDASTTSLPIAMGIAAFVVAFAVGVLFTATMMGLEVSRDRETLAVLSAIGYSDRSLMLLVAVETVTLCLLGGAVGVGLGVGGIYATNALLSTVAGLPAVALFRPLLLGYGLLTAALIGVVSVPYPIWLLRRVSPTGGLRA, encoded by the coding sequence CCGCGCCGGCTGTCGCCGGGTGTGGCAGCTCTCGGGATTCGCCGTACGGCGGGTAGTCGGCCAACTCGGCGGTCCCGGTTCCCGCCGTCTCGCGCTCACGCTCCTCGGAGTCGCTATCGCCATCATGTTGATGACGACGGTGACGGGCGTCGCTCTGGGACTGTCCTCACAGACGGCCGTCCAGGCCGACGGCGTGGATTACTGGATCGTTCCGGAGGGCGGCGACCTGAGTACGATCGCCGTCTCGACCGACGGTCCGCGGCTGGGCTCGACACACCAGCTCACCCAGCAACTCCAAGGGGACCGTCGGGTCGACTACGCGACGCCGGTACTGTTACAGATCGTCTCCGTGCGTAACCTGGACACCGACAGGGAGACGTACGTGCTGCTTGTCGGCGTCGTCGTCCCCACTGACTCGCGCCCGCGGATCGCCAACCTGCCTACACAGCCACTCACCGCGGGGGATCCCTACTACGCCGACGGCGAGTACGACGGGGAGTGGACCGGCGAACTCGTCGCCAGCCAGGCGACGGCGACGGCGCTCGACGGCGACGCCGGCGACCGTCTCGCCCTGTCGCAGGCGTCTGCCGATCAGCGGTTCCGGGTGAGCGCCGTCGCGGACGCGGATCTGACGACGGGTATCGGCGCGACGCCAGTCGCGATCGTCCACCTCAGCGAACTCCAGGCGGTGACCGGCGCCCAGGAGGGCGACATCGCCGATCAGATCCTCGTCAGCACCGACGACCGGAGCGTCCGTTCGGATCTCGAAACGCTGTACCCGCGGACGAGCGTCGTGGCCCGATCGGGGATCACCGCCGGCGACGCCTCGACGACCAGCCTCCCCATCGCGATGGGCATCGCGGCGTTCGTCGTCGCGTTCGCGGTGGGCGTGCTGTTCACCGCGACGATGATGGGACTCGAAGTGTCCCGAGACCGCGAGACGCTGGCCGTGCTGTCGGCGATCGGCTACTCTGACCGGTCGCTGATGCTCCTCGTCGCGGTCGAAACCGTCACGCTCTGTCTGCTCGGTGGCGCCGTCGGCGTCGGCCTCGGCGTTGGAGGGATCTACGCGACGAACGCGCTGCTTTCCACCGTCGCCGGTCTCCCCGCCGTGGCGCTGTTTCGGCCGCTCCTCCTCGGGTACGGACTTTTGACCGCGGCGCTGATCGGCGTAGTATCGGTGCCGTATCCGATCTGGCTGCTCCGCCGGGTGTCGCCGACGGGAGGGTTGCGTGCGTGA
- a CDS encoding PGF-pre-PGF domain-containing protein, with protein MSIQTRGLAIILAALMVVSVAAVPVSGNPPSSIPDDQTFEASSSVDVWERSALTLRTDFEGAATEVPNAEFRGALGTEETSLNKDPVGVVNAGEQVTVEFDQGLTNSNALDGAEVELIAARVTGSGSGDVPNDFSSAMDLVSMDNANENATFEEVVASRGLGSDGATTFTFTPDTPGHYVLFVAATGGGQGFSVDSNGDISTDSQVTVVGMDQLTAQRGPASVDRPATVAPGEDITFDVDTSEHFDQNDVTHVVAVYNEDTFTDIGQTEFVMTVQDGEINRDLNLSEDSTLEHSIDDTVGVADVEDGISVNGIDLTDGRVARSVDLANVIDFAAEDIGANPPNTDSTGDTTLYASVEGQASDPPQQEVTVETLGNWSEGTYRYVYIGTLESNESAVSTATGTISVQEPVASETVDFSGNQVTITPPSNGVVTEITINYGPNNQKSGRASIKELDRKPGRVPDPPGRQSSWYFDITSEQPDPGENATVTTTVQKSALNGIAPGNVQMLRYNEETESWERLSTSLEDETDSTITVEFETPGFSLFALGERTTDGDGGDGDTGGGGGGGGGGGGGGGGAGFAAISTNFNPAISNAQAVQRISITVEGTTTDEATVSELQTFPADVAQVPGTSVTGLDITVPESVRGSPGSFEVTVDRDVDPADIQVYKYDPAAGAWDSVTTTVQSTTDEDVVIEVSVDSFSLFAISTQQAQMTGTPVGTTTPSGGTATPTDTATPTGPGTQTATGTATPAETTEGLLPGFGPIVALVALVTTGLLLRRRD; from the coding sequence ATGTCTATTCAGACAAGGGGGTTAGCGATCATCCTGGCGGCGTTGATGGTGGTCAGCGTCGCCGCGGTTCCGGTTAGCGGGAATCCACCGAGTAGTATTCCCGATGACCAGACGTTCGAAGCCAGTAGTAGTGTCGATGTATGGGAACGCTCGGCGCTGACGCTCCGTACCGACTTCGAGGGCGCAGCGACCGAAGTGCCGAACGCCGAGTTCAGGGGTGCGCTCGGTACCGAGGAGACGAGTCTCAACAAGGATCCCGTCGGCGTCGTGAACGCCGGCGAACAGGTGACCGTCGAGTTCGACCAGGGTCTCACCAACTCGAACGCGCTGGACGGCGCTGAGGTCGAACTCATCGCCGCGCGTGTCACGGGAAGCGGGAGCGGAGACGTTCCGAACGACTTCTCGAGCGCGATGGATCTGGTGTCGATGGACAACGCGAACGAGAACGCCACCTTCGAGGAAGTCGTCGCCTCGCGTGGCCTCGGCAGCGACGGCGCGACGACGTTCACGTTCACGCCGGACACGCCCGGTCACTACGTCCTCTTCGTCGCCGCCACCGGCGGTGGACAGGGGTTCTCGGTCGACTCGAACGGCGACATCTCGACCGACAGCCAGGTGACGGTCGTCGGCATGGACCAGCTCACGGCCCAGCGGGGCCCGGCGAGCGTCGATCGGCCGGCCACCGTGGCACCGGGTGAGGACATCACGTTCGATGTCGACACGAGCGAGCACTTCGATCAGAACGACGTGACACACGTCGTCGCCGTGTACAACGAGGACACGTTCACCGATATCGGTCAGACGGAGTTCGTGATGACGGTCCAAGACGGCGAGATCAACCGTGATCTGAACCTCAGCGAGGACAGTACGCTGGAACATTCGATCGACGACACGGTGGGGGTAGCCGATGTCGAGGATGGGATCAGCGTGAACGGTATCGACCTCACTGACGGGCGCGTCGCCCGCTCCGTGGACCTGGCGAACGTCATCGATTTCGCCGCTGAGGACATCGGCGCGAACCCGCCCAACACCGACTCGACGGGCGACACGACGCTCTACGCGTCCGTCGAAGGGCAGGCGAGTGACCCGCCACAGCAGGAGGTGACGGTCGAAACGCTCGGCAACTGGTCCGAGGGAACCTACCGCTACGTCTACATCGGGACGCTCGAGAGCAACGAGTCGGCCGTCAGTACGGCCACTGGAACGATATCGGTTCAGGAACCGGTCGCGAGCGAGACCGTCGATTTCTCCGGCAATCAGGTGACTATCACGCCGCCGTCTAACGGCGTCGTGACGGAGATCACGATCAACTACGGACCCAACAATCAGAAGAGCGGTCGCGCGTCGATCAAGGAGCTGGATCGCAAACCCGGTCGCGTGCCCGATCCGCCGGGTCGGCAATCGTCCTGGTATTTCGACATCACCAGTGAACAGCCTGATCCCGGTGAGAACGCGACCGTCACCACGACGGTCCAAAAGAGCGCGCTGAACGGTATCGCGCCGGGCAACGTCCAGATGCTTCGGTACAACGAGGAGACCGAGAGCTGGGAAAGGCTCTCCACGTCTCTCGAAGACGAGACTGACTCCACCATCACCGTCGAGTTCGAAACGCCAGGATTCTCCCTGTTCGCCCTCGGTGAACGGACGACTGACGGCGACGGCGGTGACGGCGATACCGGCGGTGGTGGCGGGGGCGGTGGTGGCGGAGGCGGCGGAGGCGGCGGTGCCGGCTTCGCGGCTATCTCCACGAACTTCAATCCCGCTATCAGTAACGCCCAGGCCGTCCAGCGCATCTCGATCACTGTCGAGGGCACCACGACGGACGAGGCAACGGTGAGCGAACTGCAGACGTTCCCGGCCGATGTCGCTCAGGTGCCCGGAACCTCCGTTACTGGTCTCGATATCACTGTGCCCGAGTCGGTTCGTGGCTCGCCCGGATCGTTCGAGGTGACGGTCGACCGCGACGTTGACCCCGCCGATATCCAGGTGTACAAGTACGATCCGGCTGCTGGTGCGTGGGATTCGGTCACGACCACCGTTCAGTCGACGACAGACGAGGATGTCGTCATCGAGGTCTCGGTCGACAGCTTCTCGCTGTTCGCCATCTCGACCCAGCAGGCACAGATGACCGGAACGCCGGTCGGTACGACGACGCCGAGCGGCGGAACCGCGACGCCGACTGATACGGCAACCCCGACCGGTCCCGGAACGCAGACCGCGACCGGAACGGCGACGCCGGCCGAAACGACCGAGGGACTACTCCCCGGATTCGGTCCCATCGTCGCGCTCGTTGCGCTGGTGACGACCGGCCTCCTCCTCCGGCGGCGCGACTAA
- a CDS encoding ABC transporter permease: MIVLTRLRAVVGIAAAQLTHARMRTTLSVIGVAIAVLAATLLAATGLGVVQTGQEKFDSADRDLWITGGPVEFAPGTVGGVQNSIRDSHRVADELRGREDVATVGTLLFQTVYASPNGSEYRTIAALGVPRSSGLSVTSGRGFPGDPHYADGNYTGPMTHEVLIDRRTASLFDIGVGDSLHVGGTITAADRHRFVVVGISPTGSQFLGVPTVSMPLSELQEITGKTSSDPATLITITTTESASVTAVQHDLERTYPQYTVRTNREQLRATVERQAVVLAGGTSLVALAILAGIALTLNALLSMLIQQARVYAALKSLGTSTTTLTLTALVQTLCIGLLGGGLGLACALPLATGLNHIIGTLVGFENVVRLTPQILLVGGGIALAMSLLSGALAGVYLWRMQPLELLRS, encoded by the coding sequence GTGATCGTGCTCACGCGCCTCCGAGCAGTCGTGGGCATCGCCGCGGCCCAGCTCACCCACGCGCGGATGCGAACGACTCTCTCGGTGATCGGCGTCGCGATCGCCGTGCTGGCGGCCACGCTGCTGGCAGCCACCGGCCTCGGCGTCGTCCAGACGGGTCAGGAGAAGTTCGATTCGGCCGATCGGGACCTCTGGATCACCGGCGGTCCGGTCGAGTTCGCGCCAGGAACGGTCGGCGGCGTCCAGAATTCGATCCGCGATTCACACCGCGTCGCCGACGAACTCCGGGGCCGAGAGGACGTCGCGACGGTCGGGACGCTCCTCTTTCAAACCGTCTACGCCAGTCCGAACGGGAGCGAATACCGCACGATCGCCGCGCTCGGCGTCCCGCGAAGCAGCGGCCTGAGCGTCACTAGCGGGCGTGGCTTCCCGGGCGACCCACACTACGCGGACGGCAACTACACGGGGCCGATGACTCACGAAGTGTTGATTGACCGCCGGACCGCCTCGCTGTTCGATATCGGCGTCGGTGACTCGCTGCACGTCGGGGGGACGATCACCGCCGCCGACCGACACCGCTTCGTCGTCGTCGGCATCTCCCCGACCGGATCGCAGTTCCTGGGCGTGCCGACGGTCTCGATGCCGCTCAGCGAGTTACAGGAGATCACGGGCAAGACGAGCAGCGATCCGGCGACGCTCATCACGATCACGACGACGGAGTCGGCGTCAGTGACGGCCGTCCAGCACGATCTCGAGCGAACCTATCCGCAGTACACCGTCCGGACGAATCGGGAACAGCTCCGGGCGACGGTCGAACGGCAGGCCGTCGTGCTGGCGGGCGGGACGAGCCTCGTCGCGCTCGCGATCCTCGCCGGAATCGCGCTCACGCTCAACGCGCTCCTGTCGATGTTGATCCAGCAGGCCCGCGTCTACGCGGCCCTGAAATCGCTCGGCACGTCGACGACGACGCTCACGCTGACCGCACTCGTCCAGACGCTGTGCATCGGACTCCTCGGCGGTGGGCTGGGACTGGCCTGTGCCCTCCCGCTGGCCACGGGTTTGAACCACATCATCGGCACGCTCGTCGGCTTCGAGAACGTCGTTCGGCTGACGCCACAGATCCTCCTGGTCGGTGGAGGGATCGCACTGGCGATGAGCTTGCTGAGCGGCGCGCTGGCTGGCGTCTATCTCTGGCGCATGCAGCCACTCGAACTGCTGCGGTCGTGA
- a CDS encoding DUF1616 domain-containing protein, which yields MDRTRAWRILVPGSVRRLPQDLQLVAGYLVIATAVVALPVVRTTLLRPALALPLVLFVPGYLFVAALFPEVGTAPDDTGDDAAERGIDGIERVALAFGTSIAIVPLLGLILNFTPFGIRLGPVMAALLLFCLVALAVAARRRQSVPAAQRFTVDVRGAIAAGWTDLTTAESRRDGALNVLLVCSVLLAAGSVGYAVAVPKQGEAFSELYLLTESEGGELVADDYPTDLTRGQPASLVVGIGNHEHEATEYTVVVALQRALVVNETGSNETTVQVQEQRELRRFDARVADNETWHRQHTIEPPMTGERLRLVYLLYRGPPPAAPSTENAYREVHLWVNVSSPDAQRLGPVHGTASDTAVFHGR from the coding sequence ATGGATCGGACGCGAGCGTGGCGGATTCTCGTACCGGGGAGCGTACGACGGCTCCCCCAGGATCTCCAACTAGTCGCTGGATACCTCGTCATCGCGACGGCCGTCGTCGCACTCCCAGTCGTCCGGACGACGCTGCTCCGCCCCGCACTCGCGTTACCGCTCGTGTTGTTCGTGCCGGGATATCTGTTCGTCGCGGCCCTCTTTCCGGAGGTCGGAACGGCACCCGACGATACCGGCGACGACGCGGCAGAACGCGGGATCGACGGGATCGAACGCGTGGCGCTCGCCTTCGGGACGAGCATCGCCATCGTGCCGCTGCTCGGGTTGATACTCAATTTCACGCCCTTCGGCATCCGGCTGGGACCGGTCATGGCGGCGCTGCTCCTGTTCTGTCTGGTAGCGCTTGCGGTCGCCGCGCGGCGACGCCAGTCCGTGCCGGCCGCCCAGCGCTTCACGGTCGACGTACGGGGAGCGATAGCGGCCGGTTGGACCGACCTGACGACCGCCGAGTCGCGCAGGGACGGCGCGCTCAACGTCCTGCTCGTCTGCAGCGTCCTGCTGGCGGCCGGGAGCGTCGGCTACGCGGTCGCCGTCCCGAAACAGGGGGAAGCGTTCAGCGAACTCTACCTGCTCACCGAGAGCGAGGGCGGCGAACTCGTGGCCGACGACTACCCGACAGACCTCACGCGAGGCCAACCGGCGTCGCTGGTCGTCGGCATCGGTAACCACGAACACGAGGCGACGGAGTACACCGTCGTGGTAGCTCTTCAGCGGGCGCTCGTCGTGAACGAAACCGGCTCGAACGAGACGACGGTGCAGGTCCAGGAGCAACGGGAGCTCCGCCGGTTCGACGCCCGGGTGGCCGACAACGAGACCTGGCACCGGCAGCATACGATCGAACCGCCGATGACGGGCGAGCGGCTCCGCCTCGTCTATCTGCTCTACCGTGGTCCACCGCCAGCGGCGCCGTCGACGGAGAACGCCTACCGCGAAGTGCATCTGTGGGTAAACGTCTCCAGTCCGGACGCCCAGCGACTCGGCCCGGTTCACGGTACAGCGAGCGACACAGCAGTCTTCCACGGTCGATAA
- a CDS encoding zinc-binding dehydrogenase, giving the protein MPSEMDAYTIEEFGGPDVFERTTTAVPDPAPNEIRVEVVASSVNPVDYKVRQGHIPDFAPDFPATLHCDVAGVVDATGEDVEAFEAGDEVYGMPGGVGRQGSLADYVVGHAGTFAHAPDSLSLEESAALPVVALTAWEMLADKTTVDIGDDVLVYGATGGVGHIGVQLADWFGATVTATGSSEAKRALAADLGADHTVDYTQTAVESYVADHTDGHGFDVVFDPIGDDHLNTSFEAVRPYGAVVTTESSDAGDVDLAPMHAASLELGVVLVIHPVLAGAGQERIGAELETIATLVDKGVIVPRIDARYAFDEVADAHRHAERGDFVGKLLLVNE; this is encoded by the coding sequence ATGCCTTCCGAGATGGATGCCTACACGATCGAGGAATTTGGCGGTCCGGACGTGTTCGAGCGGACCACGACGGCGGTCCCCGATCCCGCCCCGAACGAAATTCGGGTCGAGGTCGTTGCCTCCAGCGTCAACCCGGTCGATTACAAAGTTCGCCAGGGGCACATCCCCGACTTCGCGCCCGATTTCCCGGCGACGCTCCACTGCGATGTCGCCGGCGTCGTCGACGCGACCGGCGAGGATGTCGAGGCGTTCGAGGCGGGCGACGAGGTGTACGGAATGCCCGGCGGCGTGGGCCGACAGGGGTCGCTCGCGGACTACGTCGTCGGCCACGCGGGCACGTTCGCTCACGCCCCCGACTCGCTTTCGCTCGAGGAGAGCGCCGCGCTCCCCGTCGTCGCGCTGACCGCGTGGGAGATGCTCGCCGACAAGACCACCGTCGACATCGGCGACGACGTGCTGGTCTACGGCGCCACGGGCGGCGTCGGCCATATCGGCGTCCAACTGGCCGACTGGTTCGGGGCGACCGTAACGGCGACTGGTTCGAGCGAGGCAAAGCGTGCGCTCGCCGCGGACCTCGGCGCCGATCACACGGTCGACTACACGCAGACCGCTGTCGAATCGTACGTCGCCGACCACACGGACGGGCACGGCTTCGATGTCGTCTTCGACCCCATCGGCGACGACCACCTCAACACGTCGTTCGAGGCGGTCCGGCCCTACGGTGCAGTCGTCACGACCGAGTCGAGCGACGCCGGGGACGTGGACCTCGCACCGATGCACGCTGCCTCGTTAGAACTCGGCGTCGTCCTCGTCATTCACCCGGTGCTGGCCGGTGCCGGCCAGGAACGGATCGGCGCGGAACTTGAGACGATCGCGACGCTCGTCGACAAGGGCGTGATCGTCCCGCGTATCGACGCACGGTACGCGTTCGACGAGGTGGCGGACGCCCACCGGCACGCCGAGCGCGGCGACTTCGTCGGGAAACTGCTGCTCGTCAACGAGTAG